CCGTCTGCGCCATAATGTCTCGTTCCGACACACCCGCCAGCGCCGCCGATGTTGCAAGACCTGCGCGCAGGCTGTGGCCGGCAAAGTGACGCTGGTCAAGGCCTATTAGACGCACATACCGCTTTACGATACGTGCCACGGTCTTATCAGAGAGTCGCGCGTCGCGCACATCGTGGCCTTTGGTCACTCGGCGAAAGAGGGGCCCGGAATCAATCCCCGTCGCGTTCAACCACGCTTGGAGCGCGCGCACTGGGCAGGTCTCGATGAACGAGCCGTAGGGGATACCCACTTTCCGACCTTCGCCCTCCTGGTCAGTCTTGCTCCTGCGCAACGTGATCACAAGCCCCTCACGCACGAACTCGACGTCCTCAACATTCAGAGCCACGATTTCCGAGCGTCGGAATGCGCCGGCGAACCCGATCAGCAGAAGTGCGCGGTCCCGCAGGCCCATGAGGTCGTTTGGCACGTGTTGCAACATGCGTCGCAAGTCTTCCACTAATATAGGTGATTTCCCCTGAGGTGCTACGCCAAGCGTATTGCGGATGCCCCGCCAGACGGCCCGTACCGTCTCATCGGAGGTGGGGGAGGGGAAGCCTTTCGTTCGATGAGCGAGGCCAATCGAAATCATATGCCGACCGATGGTACTGGTTCGATAGCCTCGATCAGCCATGTCGGATAGGTAGAGCGCTACCGTCTTCGGCTCGGCGGGCAGGGAAGAGAGGTGGCGTTCGTCGCACCAGGTGCAGAACGAGCGCCAGTCGGATTGGTAGGCCCGAATCGTATTTCGTGCTTTAGAGTTCAGAACATACTTGTTGGCGCTTGCAGATAACTCGGTCAATCCAACGTGTATCGTGGAGGATACGTTAGTATCCATGATTTCCTGCATGATGCGATCGCTCCTTCAACCTCAGAGGTCTTGAAAAACCACGTTTTCGATTCGAGCCATCTTGTTGTCGAATGTCGCGACTTCAAAACGGTGATTCCGAGCCAGCGCAATGAGGTAGGCGTCGGCAAAATCCAATCGATGTTCGACGTAAATGTCTAGACCGTCTAATACCGTCATGAGGGCTTCACATTGGACCCCTTCGTGAGTCAGGACGGGGATCAGGTGAGAGGCAATGAGCTCCTTTGAAAACTGATAGACTTTTCCCTCCAGGACGTAACAGCATTCCGCCACAATCATCGGATCAATGACCAACTTGATTTCACCCTGTTCAGCTTTCATGAACAGGTTCGTAGCTGCTGGCGAATGGTGGGGATGGTCGTCAAGTAGAAAACGCAGAATTACGTTAGTGTCTAACAAAACGGATTTCACTTTGCATCACCACCCTCGATTGAAGATGGCGAATCTGTCTGCTGTAATTCGCTCGCCATTCGCTGAGCAAGTTCGTCATACGTAATTCGCCTCGCTTCTTCGAGTGGGACATATGGAATCATTTTTCCTGATGCTCTTGCAAGCGACCCTGCGAGTTGCTGGGCGGATACTCGAGGGACACGACGAATCACAACTTCCCCATTCGGTTTTTGATGAAAAAGAAGCTTATCTCCTGGTTGTAGACCAAGTGCTTCCCGAAGCTCGCTTGGTACTGTGATTTGATATTTGGGTGACACTTTGACGATTGACATCATTTTTGCACACCTTCTCCCCAAGCGGATATTTGCTTGCATGTATTATACGTCTTCCGAGGTCCTGATCGCACGACGATGCTGAAGATAACTTACAATCACAAATCGTAAAATGATGTCCGATAACAATCACTTATCGGACATCAAAAATGGCGTAATGTTGGCCTAGAACCTCATCCGTCGATCCGATACACTCAAGGTGCACACGTCGCGAGGAGTTGGCTATATGAATCCTGATGAACCTGTATTCGAAATCTTAGCTCTTGTATGGGAAGCAAAGAGACGACTTCCTAAAGTGTCGGATTATCGACGGATAGCTCGAAAACGACAAACGGAGTCGCCGGACCATGTGATTCAGCGCTACGGAACTTGGTCGCGGGTGCTGGAGGACTTCTTCCAAGCGTATTTCACGCTGCACGGTTATCCGACCATCCCGGATTATCTCTTCGGCGCGCTCTTCTCGCGCGCGAAGGTCGTGCGCGACAAACGCGGGCGATGGTATCTGCGCTTTGTGTCGGATGATACCACACAAATCGAGATCTTGCGCTCGTTCATGCGTCGGTCTGCCGCCACGCTTGTCAACCGCGGCAAACCGAGTTTGTACTTGCGCTGCTACGACGTAGATCTCATCTGCGCATATGAGCATGCCTGCAAAACGGAACCTGTGTTTCGACCGACGGTCGATTTTGTACGCGGGTACATCGACACGCATAGCCATTTTCGCAAGGATCCATCAGGACGGGACCGGTTGACGCTCACAGGGCCGCTGGTGCCGGAATGTCACGACTTTCTCGTTGCGCTTGGGGCGCGGAATACACGGGTGAGTCGAGTGAAGGATTCGTACCGAATGAACGTTCATGCGGGCAGCTTGCGACGCATTCGTGAAGCCCTGTATCCGCCGGGTTGTGTGTGCAATCCGGAGATACGCGCGAGGATTTTCACAGTATAAGGAATCGGCCTGCCGAAGCGCGAACGCTTGCGACAGGCCGAATCGTTAATGCGATTGTTTCCGCGCAAGTTCTTCGATCTCTTGCTTAGTTAGCCCCGTGGTATCCGAGATGTCTTCAACAGACATGCCTTTACGAAGCATGTTCAGAGCGATTTCCATGCGTTCTTCCATACGCCCCACCATGCGACCTTCCTCGCGACCTTCCTCGTACAGCTCTTCCGCCAGCTTCGACACGTTTCTCAGCTCCTTTCGAAGTAGTGCCCGTTGTTCCTCGGTGAGACCCTGATCGCCAAGCACGAGAATCGCACTCACGACCAAATCCCGTTCGGTCTCATCCGGCACTTGAGGAATGAGTTCACGCACTCGCTCGAACGCATGCGCCTGATTCTCCAAGCGCATGTTGAGGGCTAGGCCTAATCGCATCCGGTCGCCAGGCTCCCACTGTCCAGCACGCAGGTGATGCTCGACTTCATTCAGCGCTTGGTCACCGTCGAGGTGTCGCAGAAATACATTCTCGACGCGGTAGAGTGCTGTCCCGATGTCGAGCTCATCTGGCGCGCTCGCGACACTCGCGTGGTACAAGACAACCGTGCGAATCCTCGTCCGGTGTTCGTTCGCCAAGCGTGCGTCGTATTCCAAAAAGCGATGCAACGTCGACTCGCGCTTCGTCTGAAACTCCAAGTGAAACAGGTTTCCGTCGACCGTCCGCCACACACGATCCATGCGCAGCGTGTTGGCGGGAAGTTCGGTTGCAAAAGGCTCCACCAGGTCCACACCGTGCACGCCCAATACATCGAGAGCGCCGCCGGATAAGGAGCGGGTGAGGGCCTTCATTAACGTATCCTGAACCGGCATGTGTACACTCCTTTGCTTTCAGTATATGGGATTGCCGAGACTCCGGCAATCCCGCGGTGGCTTAGCTTGCTTTTCGACGCTGTGCCCGTTTGTGCATACGGGCCACGTGGCGGACAAATTGATCGACAAAGGTCTGTTCGTCCTCTCGAAGCAGGCGATTGCGTTCGCCACGCGCTTGGATGAGCGCACTGTCTCTCATTTCCACGGTACAGTACGGCGTATCCGGGGCGGAGACTCGTCGCATCAAGAACAGGTTGGTCTCTCCTGAAGCGTACTTCGCCGCATAGCTACCGACGCAGTGGTGAAGAGCTTGTCCTTCGTCGAAGAGCTCCTGCACACTGCGCGCCGGCCGAATCATGAAATGTTCGTCCGTGTAACCGAACGGCTCCAACTCGGCCAAGCGGGCTTGAATTTGCGCGTTAAGGCGTTCGTCCCGTTTGATACGCACACGTCGCATCATCTCATCGTGCATTTCGCGGAGGTTCGACGGGAACACGTTCCTCGTCGTGTTGAGCGGAATCCCGAGTTCCGAACAAAAACGGAGGTAGTCGATCCACTCGATGAGCGCATAGCTGATCGAACGGTACTCGCCTTTGCGGAGTTGCTTGAGAAGGTACTTTGCGATCTCGACTTCGGACGCGAGTGATGCTCGAACCTGGATCTCTCTCCAGTGATGAGGGATCAGCAGTTCGCGCAGAAGATGGGCTTCTTCCGGTGACACCTTCCACCCCAGGCGTCTCCACGTCTGGTAGCTTCGGAGCGACAGCGGCTCGATGACGTCCGCCAGCTTGCGGAAGGCGTGGACATCCGCGCGTGGCATGCGAAGGACCTGTTCCATCGTTCTGCCGCGCCAGTGAATGGCCCCGAACGTGCGGAGACCGTCCAACTTTGCCATCACCAATCTCGAAAAGCCGAGTTTGGTCAGATACTCGACGCACGGGTATCTGCTGGCCAGGTCGAAGAAGGTGAGGAGTGTGTTGTACTGATCGCAATACGTCTCCCAGCCGCTGTACTGAAGAGGTGTTCCGGCCACTGCGGTTTGGATGCTCTCGTGCGAACACCAGACGTCGACGGTGCGCCAGCCCATCATGCCAACGGGCAGCGGATGAACGTTCCGGCGCGGTTGCCACTCGCCGGACCAGTCCAAGCGCATCATGCTGCCGCCGCGCCCCGGCACAAACACGTACCGGGCGCGTGGCTGGAATTGTGTCTCGACGTCGTGGA
This region of Alicyclobacillus acidocaldarius subsp. acidocaldarius DSM 446 genomic DNA includes:
- a CDS encoding site-specific integrase — translated: MQEIMDTNVSSTIHVGLTELSASANKYVLNSKARNTIRAYQSDWRSFCTWCDERHLSSLPAEPKTVALYLSDMADRGYRTSTIGRHMISIGLAHRTKGFPSPTSDETVRAVWRGIRNTLGVAPQGKSPILVEDLRRMLQHVPNDLMGLRDRALLLIGFAGAFRRSEIVALNVEDVEFVREGLVITLRRSKTDQEGEGRKVGIPYGSFIETCPVRALQAWLNATGIDSGPLFRRVTKGHDVRDARLSDKTVARIVKRYVRLIGLDQRHFAGHSLRAGLATSAALAGVSERDIMAQTGHRSPMMVRRYIRDSNLFRSNAAARIGL
- a CDS encoding PIN domain-containing protein, with amino-acid sequence MKSVLLDTNVILRFLLDDHPHHSPAATNLFMKAEQGEIKLVIDPMIVAECCYVLEGKVYQFSKELIASHLIPVLTHEGVQCEALMTVLDGLDIYVEHRLDFADAYLIALARNHRFEVATFDNKMARIENVVFQDL
- a CDS encoding AbrB/MazE/SpoVT family DNA-binding domain-containing protein codes for the protein MSIVKVSPKYQITVPSELREALGLQPGDKLLFHQKPNGEVVIRRVPRVSAQQLAGSLARASGKMIPYVPLEEARRITYDELAQRMASELQQTDSPSSIEGGDAK
- a CDS encoding PcfJ domain-containing protein, translated to MSHDFFAHFPTEPSAALIEYARDVAFLRSRYLFVWRDGKVQMAYCTHCRETYPLGSDKDTYRHNEQATCRQCGSTCVVKHRGRGRRHLIDTAYIVWYEKSMVDAQTVVATWYYAWRDYSGDFHDVETQFQPRARYVFVPGRGGSMMRLDWSGEWQPRRNVHPLPVGMMGWRTVDVWCSHESIQTAVAGTPLQYSGWETYCDQYNTLLTFFDLASRYPCVEYLTKLGFSRLVMAKLDGLRTFGAIHWRGRTMEQVLRMPRADVHAFRKLADVIEPLSLRSYQTWRRLGWKVSPEEAHLLRELLIPHHWREIQVRASLASEVEIAKYLLKQLRKGEYRSISYALIEWIDYLRFCSELGIPLNTTRNVFPSNLREMHDEMMRRVRIKRDERLNAQIQARLAELEPFGYTDEHFMIRPARSVQELFDEGQALHHCVGSYAAKYASGETNLFLMRRVSAPDTPYCTVEMRDSALIQARGERNRLLREDEQTFVDQFVRHVARMHKRAQRRKAS